A genomic stretch from Salvelinus alpinus chromosome 38, SLU_Salpinus.1, whole genome shotgun sequence includes:
- the LOC139566512 gene encoding serine/threonine-protein kinase PAK 2-like — MCDSGVCEDKPPAPPVRMNSQGGGAKDSVSGNYNSRSLPSVPEEKQKRNKIISMFASEKGGRKKDRDKDNRPEISSPSDFEHTIHVGFDAVTGEFTGMPEQWSNLLQTSNISKSEQKQNPQAVLDILKFYDSSTAKQKYLSFSEKDAQSPGKQGATSSPSGGKDGDDDDDEDGDEAPPPIVAPRPEHTKSVYTKSVIDPLPPLPEPDSASNRNKKKQQGKMTDEEIMEKLRTIVSIGDPKKKYTRYEKIGQGASGTVYTAIDVATGAEVAIKQINLQKQPKKELIINEILVMKELQQPNIVNYVDSFLVGEELFVVMEYLAGGSLTDVVTETCMDEAQIAAVCRECLQALEFLHANQVIHRDIKSDNVLLGMDGSVKLTDFGFCAQITPEQSKRSTMVGTPYWMAPEVVTRKAYGPKVDIWSLGIMAIEMVEGEPPYLNENPLRALYLIATNGTPELQSPEKLSPVFRSFLSRCLEMDVEKRGGGKELLQHPFLKLAKPLSSLTPLILAAKEAMKSNR; from the exons atgtgtgacaGCGGTGTGTGTGAAGACAAGCCCCCCGCCCCCCCTGTCAGAATGAACAGCCAAGGAGGCGGAGCCAAGGACTCCGTGTCGGGCAACTACAACTCTCGGTCCCTCCCCTCTGTTCCTGAGGAGAAACAGAAACGAAATAAAATCATCTCCATGTTCGCCTCAGAGAAag gaggcAGGAAGAAGGATCGTGATAAGGACAACAGACCAGAGATCTCCTCTCCGTCAGACTTTGAACACACCATCCATGTCGGCTTCGACGCCGTCACAGGAGAGTTCACA ggcatgCCGGAGCAGTGGTCCAACCTGCTCCAGACGTCTAACATCAGTAAATCGGAGCAGAAGCAGAATCCTCAGGCTGTTCTGGACATTCTCAAGTTCTACGACTCCTCCACcgcaaaacagaaatacctttccTTCTCAG AAAAAGATGCACAGTCG CCTGGAAAGCAGGGTGCCACGTCCTCGCCATCAGGCGGTAAAGAcggtgatgatgatgacgatgaggaTGGAGACGAAGCTCCGCCCCCTATTGTGGCGCCACGGCCTGAGCACACCAAATCA gtGTACACCAAGTCTGTCATCGACCCACTTCCCCCGCTGCCAGAACCTGACTCCGCCTCCAACAGGAACAAGAAGAAACAGCAGGGCAAGATGACTGACGAGGAAATCATGGAGAAACTAC GAACCATCGTCAGTATTGGAGATCCCAAGAAGAAGTACACACGCTATGAGAAGATCGGCCaggg agcgTCTGGTACTGTCTACACAGCCATTGATGTTGCCACTGGTGCAGAG gtaGCTATCAAACAGATCAACCTCCAGAAACAGCCGAAGAAGGAGCTGATCATCAACGAGATCCTGGTGATGAAGGAGTTACAACAACCTAACATCGTCAACTAcgtagacag tttcctGGTAGGTGAGGAGTTGTTTGTGGTGATGGAGTATCTGGCTGGAGGTTCGCTAACGGACGTTGTCACGGAAACATGCATGGACGAGGCTCAGATCGCTGCTGTGTgcagagag TGTCTGCAGGCTCTGGAGTTCCTCCATGCCAACCAGGTGATCCACAGAGACATCAAGAGTGACAACGTGCTGCTGGGAATGGACGGATCTGTCAAGCTca cTGACTTTGGGTTCTGTGCCCAGATCACTCCAGAGCAGAGTAAGAGGAGCACCATGGTGGGGACTCCCTACTGGATGGCTCCTGAGGTGGTGACCAGGAAGGCCTACGGACCCAAGGTGGACATCTGGTCCCTGGGCATCATGGCTATAGAGATGGTGGAGGGAGAACCCCCTTACCTCAACGAGAACCCACTCAGG GCCCTCTACCTGATAGCCACCAATGGGACTCCAGAGCTCCAGTCTCCAGAGAAGTTATCTCCAGTGTTCAGGTCCTTCCTGTCCCGCTGTCTGGAGATGGatgtagagaagagaggaggggggaaagaactactgcag CATCCATTCCTAAAGCTGGCCAAGCCTCTCTCCAGCCTCACCCCTCTCATCCTGGCAGCCAAGGAGGCCATGAAGAGTAACCGCTAA
- the LOC139566384 gene encoding plastin-1-like isoform X2, with protein sequence MPGYRVRDIVEIFVAGDTNKDGKISFEEFVSIYQELKSKELSETFKKTIARREGIQSFGGLSGISSEGTQHSYSDEEKVAFVNWINKSLAKDEDCKHLLPMNPDGDSLFKSVKDGILLCKMINLSQSDTIDERVINTKKHTTFTMTENLMLAINSALSIGCTVVNIDAPDLMAGKPHLVLGLLWQIIKIGLFADIEISSNEALINMLSEGEELEHLMSLSPEELLLRWVNHHLGNAGAQPISNFSQDIKDSRAYFYLLDQISPKGEDIDEMAIHIDMTGINERDDERRAEMMLRQAARLDCRQFVSPMDVVSGNSKLNLAFVANLFNTHPALKRTNSNNIDTALIEGESREEKTFRNWMNSLGVAPYVNRLYCDLCDAVVILQLYEKVNVPVEWKTVNRPPYSALGSNMKKLENCTYAVELGRNKARFSLVGIGGVNLNEGSPMHTLALVWQLMRRYTLQVLSDLGDGEKIGDQIIINWVNTQLKEGGKDSQISSFKDKLISTSLPVIDLLDIIAPKSIKEELVKRGELSDADKLNNAKYAITVSRKIGARVYALPDDLVEVKPKMVLTVFACLMGRGMKKADG encoded by the exons ATGCCAGGCTACAGAGTCAGAGACATAGTGGAGATCTTCGTAGCAGGAGACACCAACAAGGACGGGAAAATCAGTTTTGAAGAGTTTGTCTCG ATCTACCAGGAGCTGAAGAGTAAGGAGCTCAGTGAGACGTTCAAGAAAACCATCGCCAGGAGAGAAGGGATACAATCCTTTGGAGGATTGTCAGGAATCTCCAGCGAGGGAACACAGCACTCCTactcag atgagGAGAAGGTGGCGTTTGTGAACTGGATCAACAAGTCTCTGGCCAAAGATGAAGACTGTAAACACCTTCTACCCATGAACCCTGACGGAGACAGTCTCTTCAAATCAGTAAAGGATGGGATCCTGctctg TAAAATGATCAACCTCTCCCAGTCTGACACCATCGATGAGAGAGTCATCAACACCAAGAAACACACCACCTTCACCATGACc GAAAACCTGATGCTGGCGATAAACTCTGCGTTGTCTATCGGCTGTACAGTGGTCAACATCGACGCCCCTGACCTGATGGCTGGGAAACCCCACCTGGTGCTGGGCCTGCTTTGGCAGATTATCAAGATAGGACTGTTTGCTGACATAGAGATCAGCAGCAacgaag CTCTTATTAACATGCTGTCTGAGGGGGAGGAGTTAGAGCACCTGATGTCATTGTCTCCTGAAGAACTGTTGCTACGCTGGGTCAACCATCACCTAGGCAACGCTGGGGCCCAACCAATCAGCAACTTCAGCCAAGACATCaag GATTCCAGGGCATATTTCTACCTGTTGGACCAGATCTCACCTAAAGGAGAGGACATAGACGAGATGGCCATCCACATCGATATGACCGGCATCAAT gaGCGTGACGACGAACGCAGGGCAGAGATGATGCTTCGCCAGGCAGCCCGTCTGGACTGCAGACAGTTTGTGTCTCCTATGGATGTGGTGTCTGGCAACAGCAAGCTGAACCTGGCCTTCGTAGCCAACCTCTTCAACACACACCCGGCCCTGAAGAGGACTAACAGCAACAACATAGACACAGCACTCATAGAGG GAGAATCCAGAGAGGAGAAAACATTCAGGAACTGGATGAACTCTCTGGGAGTTGCTCCCTATGTCAACCGCCTCTACTG TGACCTGTGTGATGCGGTGGTGATTCTCCAGTTGTATGAGAAAGTCAACGTCCCTGTAGAGTGGAAAACAGTCAACAGACCTCCATACTCTGCACTGGGCAGTAACATGAagaag ttGGAGAACTGTACCTATGCGGTGGAACTGGGTCGGAATAAAGCTCGATTCTCATTGGTGGGAATTGGAGGAGTGAATCTGAACGAGGGAAGTCCCATGCACACACTGGCTCTGGTCTGGCAGCTGATGAGGAG GTACACTCTCCAGGTGTTGTCTGATCTAGGAGATGGGGAGAAGATTGGAGACCAAATCATAATCAACTGGGTCAACACTCAGCTCAAAGAGGGAGGCAAGGACTCACAGATCAGCAGCTTCaag gATAAGCTGATCAGTACTAGTCTCCCAGTGATAGACTTGTTAGACATCATCGCCCCCAAATCTATCAAAGAGGAGCTGGTGAAGAGAGGGGAGCTCAGCGATGCAGACAAGCTCAACAACGCCAA GTACGCTATCACGGTATCTAGGAAGATCGGAGCCCGTGTCTACGCTCTGCCTGATGACCTGGTTGAGGTGAAACCCAAGATGGTTCTGACTGTGTTCGCATGCCTGATGGGGAGGGGCATGAAGAAAGCTGacggctga
- the LOC139566384 gene encoding plastin-1-like isoform X1, with product MANKVTQISREDLEELREAFNRIDTDNSGFVSDFELQELFREASFSMPGYRVRDIVEIFVAGDTNKDGKISFEEFVSIYQELKSKELSETFKKTIARREGIQSFGGLSGISSEGTQHSYSDEEKVAFVNWINKSLAKDEDCKHLLPMNPDGDSLFKSVKDGILLCKMINLSQSDTIDERVINTKKHTTFTMTENLMLAINSALSIGCTVVNIDAPDLMAGKPHLVLGLLWQIIKIGLFADIEISSNEALINMLSEGEELEHLMSLSPEELLLRWVNHHLGNAGAQPISNFSQDIKDSRAYFYLLDQISPKGEDIDEMAIHIDMTGINERDDERRAEMMLRQAARLDCRQFVSPMDVVSGNSKLNLAFVANLFNTHPALKRTNSNNIDTALIEGESREEKTFRNWMNSLGVAPYVNRLYCDLCDAVVILQLYEKVNVPVEWKTVNRPPYSALGSNMKKLENCTYAVELGRNKARFSLVGIGGVNLNEGSPMHTLALVWQLMRRYTLQVLSDLGDGEKIGDQIIINWVNTQLKEGGKDSQISSFKDKLISTSLPVIDLLDIIAPKSIKEELVKRGELSDADKLNNAKYAITVSRKIGARVYALPDDLVEVKPKMVLTVFACLMGRGMKKADG from the exons ATGGCGAACAAGGTGACCCAGATATCACGAGAGGACCTGGAGGAGCTCCGAGAGGCTTTCAACAGGATCG ACACTGACAACAGTGGTTTTGTCAGTGACTTTGAGCTGCAGGAGCTGTTCAGAGAGGCTAGTTTCTCCATGCCAGGCTACAGAGTCAGAGACATAGTGGAGATCTTCGTAGCAGGAGACACCAACAAGGACGGGAAAATCAGTTTTGAAGAGTTTGTCTCG ATCTACCAGGAGCTGAAGAGTAAGGAGCTCAGTGAGACGTTCAAGAAAACCATCGCCAGGAGAGAAGGGATACAATCCTTTGGAGGATTGTCAGGAATCTCCAGCGAGGGAACACAGCACTCCTactcag atgagGAGAAGGTGGCGTTTGTGAACTGGATCAACAAGTCTCTGGCCAAAGATGAAGACTGTAAACACCTTCTACCCATGAACCCTGACGGAGACAGTCTCTTCAAATCAGTAAAGGATGGGATCCTGctctg TAAAATGATCAACCTCTCCCAGTCTGACACCATCGATGAGAGAGTCATCAACACCAAGAAACACACCACCTTCACCATGACc GAAAACCTGATGCTGGCGATAAACTCTGCGTTGTCTATCGGCTGTACAGTGGTCAACATCGACGCCCCTGACCTGATGGCTGGGAAACCCCACCTGGTGCTGGGCCTGCTTTGGCAGATTATCAAGATAGGACTGTTTGCTGACATAGAGATCAGCAGCAacgaag CTCTTATTAACATGCTGTCTGAGGGGGAGGAGTTAGAGCACCTGATGTCATTGTCTCCTGAAGAACTGTTGCTACGCTGGGTCAACCATCACCTAGGCAACGCTGGGGCCCAACCAATCAGCAACTTCAGCCAAGACATCaag GATTCCAGGGCATATTTCTACCTGTTGGACCAGATCTCACCTAAAGGAGAGGACATAGACGAGATGGCCATCCACATCGATATGACCGGCATCAAT gaGCGTGACGACGAACGCAGGGCAGAGATGATGCTTCGCCAGGCAGCCCGTCTGGACTGCAGACAGTTTGTGTCTCCTATGGATGTGGTGTCTGGCAACAGCAAGCTGAACCTGGCCTTCGTAGCCAACCTCTTCAACACACACCCGGCCCTGAAGAGGACTAACAGCAACAACATAGACACAGCACTCATAGAGG GAGAATCCAGAGAGGAGAAAACATTCAGGAACTGGATGAACTCTCTGGGAGTTGCTCCCTATGTCAACCGCCTCTACTG TGACCTGTGTGATGCGGTGGTGATTCTCCAGTTGTATGAGAAAGTCAACGTCCCTGTAGAGTGGAAAACAGTCAACAGACCTCCATACTCTGCACTGGGCAGTAACATGAagaag ttGGAGAACTGTACCTATGCGGTGGAACTGGGTCGGAATAAAGCTCGATTCTCATTGGTGGGAATTGGAGGAGTGAATCTGAACGAGGGAAGTCCCATGCACACACTGGCTCTGGTCTGGCAGCTGATGAGGAG GTACACTCTCCAGGTGTTGTCTGATCTAGGAGATGGGGAGAAGATTGGAGACCAAATCATAATCAACTGGGTCAACACTCAGCTCAAAGAGGGAGGCAAGGACTCACAGATCAGCAGCTTCaag gATAAGCTGATCAGTACTAGTCTCCCAGTGATAGACTTGTTAGACATCATCGCCCCCAAATCTATCAAAGAGGAGCTGGTGAAGAGAGGGGAGCTCAGCGATGCAGACAAGCTCAACAACGCCAA GTACGCTATCACGGTATCTAGGAAGATCGGAGCCCGTGTCTACGCTCTGCCTGATGACCTGGTTGAGGTGAAACCCAAGATGGTTCTGACTGTGTTCGCATGCCTGATGGGGAGGGGCATGAAGAAAGCTGacggctga